A genomic segment from Chitinophaga flava encodes:
- the nrfD gene encoding NrfD/PsrC family molybdoenzyme membrane anchor subunit: MSLKYESTLREPLVDGVKDYHQVTEDIISPIEGKPGKLWYVGFFISLLLLGFGAFSVFWQIYFGVGVWNLNKTIGWGWDITNFVWWVGIGHAGTLISAILLLFRQGWRTGVNRAAEAMTIFAVMCAGQFPIIHMGRVWMAFFILPYPNTRGPVWVNFNSPLLWDVFAISTYFTVSLLFWYSGLIPDFATIRDRAKTKLRKLLYGVASFGWTGSTKHWQRHEALSLVLAGLSTPLVLSVHTIVSFDFATSVIPGWHTTIFPPYFVAGAIFSGFAMVQTLLIITRKILHLEEYITLGHMEAMNKVIVLTGSVVGCAYLTELFMAWYGANPYEFATFFKYRAAGPLGWSYWIMMTCNVISPQVFWFRKMRRSVAVTFVMSIIVNIGMWFERFVIICTSLYRDYLPSSWSYYRPSWPEVGFYMGTFGLFFTCYFLFAKYFPVIAVAEIKSILKTSGENFKEGMEKYEGKTAEEFSHAVHHEHAH; encoded by the coding sequence ATGAGTTTAAAATACGAATCCACACTGAGAGAACCTTTAGTTGACGGGGTTAAGGATTATCACCAGGTAACGGAAGATATCATTAGTCCCATTGAAGGGAAGCCTGGTAAATTGTGGTATGTAGGCTTTTTTATATCACTGTTACTGTTGGGCTTCGGCGCATTTTCAGTGTTTTGGCAGATTTATTTCGGTGTGGGTGTTTGGAATCTGAACAAAACCATCGGTTGGGGTTGGGACATCACCAACTTCGTATGGTGGGTAGGGATTGGTCACGCCGGTACCCTGATTTCTGCGATCCTCCTGCTGTTCCGTCAGGGATGGCGTACAGGGGTGAACCGTGCTGCGGAAGCGATGACCATCTTCGCGGTAATGTGCGCCGGTCAGTTCCCGATTATTCACATGGGTCGTGTATGGATGGCGTTCTTCATCCTGCCTTACCCTAACACCCGCGGTCCGGTATGGGTTAACTTTAACTCCCCACTGCTGTGGGACGTATTCGCGATCTCCACTTATTTCACCGTTTCCCTGTTGTTCTGGTACTCCGGTCTGATTCCGGATTTCGCTACCATCCGCGACAGAGCTAAAACCAAACTGCGTAAACTGCTGTATGGTGTAGCTTCTTTCGGCTGGACTGGTTCTACCAAACACTGGCAACGTCATGAAGCACTGTCACTGGTACTGGCAGGTCTGTCCACTCCGCTGGTACTGTCTGTACACACCATCGTATCCTTTGACTTTGCTACTTCCGTAATTCCTGGTTGGCACACTACCATCTTCCCTCCTTACTTCGTGGCGGGTGCGATCTTCTCCGGATTCGCGATGGTACAAACACTGCTGATCATCACCCGTAAAATATTACACCTGGAAGAATACATTACCCTGGGCCACATGGAAGCCATGAACAAGGTAATTGTACTGACCGGTTCCGTAGTAGGTTGCGCTTACCTTACTGAGCTCTTCATGGCATGGTACGGTGCTAACCCTTACGAGTTTGCTACTTTCTTCAAATACCGTGCTGCTGGTCCGCTGGGCTGGTCCTACTGGATCATGATGACCTGCAACGTTATCTCTCCGCAGGTATTCTGGTTCCGTAAAATGAGAAGAAGCGTAGCGGTGACTTTCGTAATGTCTATCATTGTAAACATCGGTATGTGGTTCGAACGTTTCGTGATCATCTGTACTTCCCTGTACCGTGACTATCTGCCATCCAGCTGGTCTTACTATCGTCCATCCTGGCCGGAAGTTGGTTTCTACATGGGTACATTCGGTCTGTTCTTTACCTGCTACTTCCTGTTTGCTAAATACTTCCCTGTAATCGCGGTAGCTGAGATCAAGTCTATCCTGAAAACTTCAGGTGAGAACTTCAAGGAAGGCATGGAGAAATACGAAGGCAAAACTGCAGAAGAGTTTTCTCACGCTGTTCATCACGAACACGCTCACTAA